A stretch of Anas acuta chromosome 3, bAnaAcu1.1, whole genome shotgun sequence DNA encodes these proteins:
- the ABCB10 gene encoding ATP-binding cassette sub-family B member 10, mitochondrial, with amino-acid sequence MSGYAPRLPWLLPLLRRAAPPPWARAAAFSAPPRSASACGAPPGPPTPPAPCPPGRRRLLLLAPPRAAGGAPRPLSTEPRRGAAAGAPPRLPASRLLALARPERWRLTAAVGFLTVSSVITMSAPFFLGKVIDVIYTNPSEDFTESLSSLCALLSGIFLCGAAANATRVYLMQTAGQRIVKRLRTTLFSSILKQETAFFDKTRTGELINRLSSDTALLGRSLTENLSDGLRAGAQASVGVGMMFFVSPSLAAFVLSIVPPLAVVAVIYGRYLRKLTKMTQDSLAEATQLAEERIGNIRTVRAFGQEMAEMAKYTNKVDYVLQLAKKEALARAGFFGATGLSGNLIVLSVLYKGGLLMGNAYMTVGELSSFLMYAFWVGISIGGLSSFYSELMKGLGAGGRLWELIERKPQLPFNEGITLGKATFRGALEFKNVEFAYPTRPEASIFKDFSLSIPAGSVMALVGPSGTGKSTIVSLLLRLYDPISGTITVDGFDIRQLNPLWFRTKIGTVSQEPILFSCSIAENIAYGAEDPSTVTAEEIQKVAEIANAASFIRDFPKGFDTVVGEKGILLSGGQKQRIAIARALLKNPKILLLDEATSALDAENEYLVQEALDRLMEGRTVLIIAHRLSTIQNADSVAVLGQGKILECGKHEELLANPNGLFRKLMQKQAFLQNSDAFALDVQSRENNLLKENVRENV; translated from the exons ATGTCGGGCTACGCGCCGcgcctgccctggctgctgccgctgctgcgcCGGGCGGCGCCGCCCCCGTGGGCTCGGGCCGCCGCCTTCAGCgccccgccgcgctccgccagcgcctgcGGGGCTCCCCCCGGGCCGCCGACACCGCCGGCTCCATGCCCgccgggccgccgccgcctcctcctcctcgccccgcCGCGGGCGGCCGGCGGCGCCCCGCGGCCCCTCAGTACGGAGCcgcggcggggggcggctgcCGGTGCCCCCCCGAGGCTGCCcgccagcaggctgctggcccTGGCGCGGCCCGAGCGCTGGAGGCTGACAG CTGCTGTTGGCTTTCTGACAGTTTCCAGTGTCATTACCATGTCAGCCCCTTTCTTTCTGGGGAAAGTTATTGACGTTATTTACACGAATCCCAGCGAAGACTTCACGGAGAGCCTCTCCAGCCTGTGTGCCTTGCTGAGCGGAATCTTTTTATGCGGTGCTGCTGCAAACGCTACTCGTGTCTACCTCATGCAGACTGCag GACAAAGAATTGTGAAACGTTTGCGAACAACCTTGTTCTCCTCTATTCTGAAGCAAGAAACTGCTTTCTTTGACAAGACCAGAACGGGAGAGCTGATAAACCGCTTATCTTCAGATACAGCGCTCCTGGGCCGTTCGCTGACCGAAAACCTTTCCGATGGGCTCAGAGCAGGAGCTCAGGCATCTGTGGGGGTTGGAATGATG TTTTTTGTGTCTCCTAGCCTTGCTGCATTTGTTCTGAGCATTGTGCCACCCCTGGCTGTCGTGGCTGTGATTTATGGAAGATACTTGAGAAAACTTACTAAAATGACCCAAGATTCTCTTGCAGAAGCAACACAG TTAGCTGAAGAGCGTATTGGAAACATACGAACAGTTCGAGCCTTTGGGCAAGAAATGGCTGAAATGGCGAAATACACCAATAAAGTTGATTATGTGCTGCAGTTGGCTAAAAAAGAGGCACTAGCTCGGGCAGGCTTCTTTGGAGCA aCTGGTCTTTCTGGAAACTTAATTGTCCTCTCAGTCTTGTACAAAGGAGGATTGCTGATGGGCAATGCCTACATGACAGTTGGTGAACTCTCTTCTTTCCTTATGTATGCCTTCTGGGTTGGAATAAGTATTGGAG GTCTAAGTTCCTTTTATTCTGAACTAATGAAAGGATTAGGTGCTGGTGGACGTCTATGGGAACTTATTGAGAGGAAGCCCCAACTTCCATTTAATG AGGGAATCACACTAGGCAAAGCCACATTCAGAGGCGCTTTGGAGTTCAAGAACGTAGAGTTTGCATATCCAACACGTCCAGAAGCATCCATTTTCAAAGATTTCAGCCTTTCCATTCCGGCTGGCTCTGTCATGGCTCTGGTTGGCCCAAGTGGTACAGGGAAATCGACTATTGTATCCCTTCTCCTGAGGCTGTACGATCCTATCTCAG GTACTATCACTGTTGATGGCTTTGATATTCGTCAGTTAAATCCACTGTGGTTCAGGACAAAGATTGGAACAGTAAGTCAG GAACCAATTCTATTCTCCTGTTCTATTGCTGAGAATATTGCATATGGTGCAGAGGATCCATCTACAGTGACTGCAGAGGAGATTCAGAAAGTTGCTGAAATAGCTAATGCTGCTAGTTTCATCAGAGATTTTCCAAAAGGGTTTGACACTGTAGTTGGAGAAAAAGGCATTCTACTTTCAg GTGGACAGAAGCAGCGAATTGCTATTGCTCGAGCTCTGCTCAAG AATCCTAAAATTCTTCTGTTAGATGAAGCAACaag TGCTTTGGATGCTGAAAATGAGTATCTAGTGCAAGAAGCTCTGGACCGGCTGATGGAAGGGAGGACAGTCTTAATTATTGCTCACCGGCTGTCTACGATTCAGAATGCTGATTCTGTTGCAGTCCTCGGCCAGGGCAAAATCCTTGAGTGCGGAAAACATGAGGAACTGCTTGCAAATCCAAATGGACTTTTCAGGAAACTAATGCAGAAACAAGCATTTCTTCAGAATAGTGATGCTTTTGCATTAGATGTACAATCCAGAGAAAATaatctattaaaagaaaatgtacgAGAGAATGTATGA